CGTCAGGAACCCCTTGTGCAGGAACGCCCTAGAACGAAGCGGCGGGTCAGGATATCGCACGAACCCTAATTCGCGGCGGGATggccatgggagagagagagagagagagagagagatcgtcTCGTCAGTCGTCACACTCACCTGGGGCGCCACGAGAGCTGCACGACGCGGGATGGGTCAAATGCGCCGCGgccgctccccgccgcggcggcggaggaggccacTCCGGCGAGCACCAGGAGGGccacggcgaggaggcggaggctgctatggcggcggcgcgagctgagagcggccatggcgcggcgcCGAGATGCGCGGAGGAGGAAAAGCTTcgaagggggagggagagagagaggcgcgaTGTAGTAGTAGTCGCGTAGAGTGagtgacaggtgggcccggtgCCAGTGAGAGATGGAGGCGCTAGTTTGTTGGGTTCCTTCTGGAAGCTTCCGGGGTTCGCGGGGGGTGATGGACTTTGACTTTTACGTGTTGCTCGCACGGAGGCGTACTTCTTATCTGCTTGTACTTTTGGTGAAGCATTTGTGAGATCGTCCGGTGTGTGAGGGGGAGAAAAATCAAGCCAATTCCGTGTGCTATGAGAAATGCGTCTGTTGAGATTCAAACCTCATTTGAAACACATGAATCCCAGAAAGAAATTCTGCGATGAGTTTTCGTTAGGTTAACTTTACATTTGAATCTCTCGTCATCTCCgcggctaccacatgaccttttAAACCGATTGGTATCGGACAGCAATATTGTGACTGCTCAAGTTTTCAGTCGTCAGACCATCAAACTTCAGGGAAATCAGATGTGCATAGCTTTACTCCCATTTCCATAGCTCCAGCAGGTAGTGGCATCCAGAGTCAGGAGGACCAACTCACGAATAGGCAGTAAATTCAATTTCATACTATGCCTCATATGCGagtaatttcagtttttttttctattgttgTTTGGAAAACATAGTAATTTATGTTCAACAGCATTGGCATTTAGAACGGTAAAAACCTGTCAAGACAAATTGGACTATAACTCCTATTTCAGACATTTTTTATATGTAGTTACAGAATAGTCCAGTTCAGTATATTGACAGCCGTGTTAATCTTTGCTAACAAATCCAGACGTGCAGTGCAGGCACAGAATCAAGTCAAACAACAAACAAGATCTGATGTTTGTTCGTTTCCAGCTTCTTAAAAATAGCAGCAGAGTAGAAACACTCAAAGCGAAAAAAGGTAGAAGTATCCTAAAAATAAAACAGGAATCCTGATACAGAGAGGTTTCAGAGTTTTACAGCTCAAAAGGAAAAACCCATTTTATTTCAGGAGAACTAGGTCTGATAAGAGTAACTGCATTTTCGTTCACAAAGAAAACGGAGTAACTGAATGATGGTGCAGATGAAGTCATGAAACTATGCAGGGGGAACGCATTGGTGCTTAAAAACAGCAATACAACCTATCATGGTAACCTAAACAGAAAGGCAACATATAATGGTAACCAAGCATCATGGAAGTGTCCATTCTTGTTTTTCTCTCAAAACAAACATTGGCCATCCAAGGTGCAGAAACAAAATGTCACACCAGATGAGCAAATCAAGCACTATTATTACGTATACCCTGATTCCTGATAATTCAGTTGATCAGTACAGGAGTGAAGCATAACATTTGCCGGAATGACCGAAGGAGGTCATTCAATGTAATTAAGATAAGAAGGGAGTGAAGCATAACATAAGGTGGCCTGCATAATCTAGCAGTCCACATGAACAAAACAAATACCTCACACAAATTCATTTGAAGTCATAATGGAGCAATTCATGCATAGATCACTAAGAAATGTgtattctaaaaaataaaacatatggCTGAGCGGACCAAACTTTCAATCATTTTGTTGTACTGAACAGCATAACATCTGCTTATTACAGTGAATGAATTTATAAATCTCACTAGCAGAAAAAACAATAATGGTGTAATACCAAAAGGTACCTCTTCTATCTCTCGATTTAACAAGGTATGATTCATATGCAGCAAATAGTGCATATGGTATTGAACTATTGACATTTGGAATGACAAAATACCAAATGTCCTCAAAATTTGTCTCCTAAAATACAAGGAGCTCTCCTGGATCCCAATTCCATTCTAACAACTTATTATTGCCTGTTGATAAATTACAAATGGAGATCACATACACCTCCAAGAACACAACAAAAAATTTGCATGCGCAGCTAAGTTCTCATGATCAAACTCTCCTCGTAACCAAAGCACAAGGCACACTTTGTCGAATTATACCGTGATCCGTGACGAAAACTACAACACGGATCATATGCATCGCTGAGTTTGGAAGGGAAATTTGTATCACCTTTTTATACCGTATTCAGTCAAGAAATCCGGTTTGCCGGAGAACGGCGTCGCGCACGCGGCGGAGGTCGCGCCCCTTGAGCGTCCGGCCGACGCCCTCGAGCATCGAGGACGGCTTCACCGGcccgccgaagccgccgccggcggacgcGCGCGCCACCATCTCGTGCGGGGGCAGCATAGCGGCGTCCCCACGGaggagctcctcgtcgtcgtcgtcgtcgtatcTGTCGCCTGGCACGCCGGCCAGATGGTCCCACCcgctcctccgcggcggcggcggccggacggGCACCTTCACGGGAGCCGACTGGTGGTACGGCACCGCGGGGGGCTGCTCCGGGAGGTGGAACCTCACCCTGGGGGCCGACGGGAtcgcgcgcgcggcggacgGGGGCGACTGGGTCTGcgccgaggacgacgccgccgcctccgcggcggcgatggtcgcCTTGCGGCGGAGCAgcgccccggcggcgccggcggtggccacggcagcagcgccgccgcgcccggagAGCCTCCTGTCCCCCTCGTGAAGCGCGGCGAGGAGCCCAACGTGGCCGCCCGGGACGCGGGCCGGTTTACCGGACGGatcgggaggcggcggcggcggagggtccGAGGACGGGGCCGGCGCGAAGAGGAGGTCCCCCTCGAGGAGCTCGTCGCCCGCCGCGGTCGGGGAGGTGGGGAGAGACGGGGTCGGCGAGGTGAACATGCCGAGGAAgcgctccgccggcggcgagcggcgcgtgcGGGCGGTGGAgtccatggtggtggtggtggtggtggtccccACTCCGGCGAGGGCCGGCGGTGTCAGGAGGTGGGGGCTGCGTGCTTGACTTTTTCGAGCATCGTGTGGGGGCTTTGGGTTCTATATACTCCGGCCCACGGATTGAGATTTCCTAGGCCCATCTTGGGCTGGGTTAACGTAGGCCCATATCTCGAAGAGGAAGTAGGAAATGTACATAGACGGCCCATCATCTTATCACCGGATTACAAAATTGTCCCCCGacagcaaaaccagatatatggcATCCTCGACTTATAAAACCACGTCACTCTGGGTCCTTAGACAGTTTTGACCCTAATTTTGTCTGACGTAGCATATAAGTTAGCGCgggacccacatgggtcccacgtgtCTGTGAAACCtccctttttctttccctttcccCATCTCCCGTCTCTTCCCCCATCTCTTCCTCATGTCTAGAGTGGCGGCCCCAATGATGGCACAAGAGGTGGCTAACGAGGTCCACCCTCACTCccctcctccaactccttcttcctcggcatccccggcccctccctctctctcccgacgATCTTGATTGAGTGGCGGCGCACCCTTCCTGACCCCATGGATCCCAACGACGGCATGGACAGTAGGAGGCACACGGCGAGCTCCACTCCTCGCTTCCTTCCTCTAGATCCCTCTTCCTCGACGTCCCCgaccccttcccctctctcccggcgATCTTGAGGAAGAGCGGCGACGGCAACCTCCCCGCCCCTACGGACCCCGATGACGGGGTAGGCAACGGCCGACGAGGTACACAcgctcccctcctccaccaccctcTTCCTCGACTCCCCCACTCCCTCATAGTGCTCACGTGTTGTTGCGCCCTCCGTCCCCGGTCTATTGACTTCCCATGGAGCGGTGGCCTCTCAAAGCCCCTCATCCCGCTTCTGGGAGGTGGTCTTGGGAGAGCACGTCTGACGTGCAGCGCTCGCTAGCACTGTCCTCTCGGTCGCCAGCGATAGCCGGGATGTGCACGGAAAGGACGACGCACAATGCATTCTTGGTCTTCCTCCACATCCCGTCCATTGCTCCTAGCACACGCATGCGTCACCACTGCCACCGGTCCCCGGGCCTCTTCCTCTGCCGCCTCGTTCCACCGGCCTTCGCAGCAATCACTTCGCCCTGCCCAGACAACGATGAAAAAAGTGATAGAgaggaaaaagggagagaagagggggaaaagTGAGGGTGATGACGTGAACACCCTGACAcatggggtccacgtgggtctcacgctgacttagttgccacgtcagacaaaaccgaGGTCAAAACTGCCTAAGGACTCAGAGTgaaatggttttgtaagttgtgGTATGACATATCTAGTTTTACGGTTGGGGATGTCTATGTAATCCGATGATAAGAGGAGGGACCTAATATATACTTTTTCAGAGGAAGTAAAGCTACGGCCCAAATGGAATAACGGACTGAACTTTGAACCCACCGGTTTCTTCCACCGTACGCCCATTCCGCCAGCTGGCCAGCTCAACTTGtctgttgggggggggggggggggggggggggcaaaaaaaaaaaaaaggaagcgaAAGGAAAGGAGAATCTCGGCGCGGCCCCCGCCCTCTTAAATActacgccgccgcggccgcaaaAGCTCCGAGCACATAGCACGCGCGCACTCGTCTCGCCGCGTCCACACCCATCGGCTCCAACACCGTCGAGTAGCTCGGTCgccggggccgccgccgcgcgcgcgcgccaccgtgTCGCGACTTCCTCCGTGACCGGGCCGATCGATCgcgaggcgcggcgcggcgaggccggcatGGCGGCACCGGGAGATGGGGAAGAGAAGAAGGCCGGGAGCGGGAGGAACAAGCACGGGTTCCCGCGCGGCTTCCGCTTCGTGCCCCGGGACCAGGAGCTCCTCGACATCCTCGACGACAAGCTCCGCGGCGCCCCGCTCGACCGCGCGCTCGACGCCGTCTTCCACGACACGCGGATCCTCGACTTCCACCCGGCCAAGCTCTACGGTAGCCACCGCCTCTcgatccctctccccctctctctctctctctccttcttcttcttctccggagACGGGCTGGGTGAGTGCTCTTGGGGATTTGATTTTGACTCGGGTGGATTGGACTGGTTTGGGGCGACGCAGGGATGTACGCGGAGGACGAGGAGAACGGCTACATCTACTTCTTCAGCACGATAGAGTTCAAGGCAGCCAAGCCCAAGCAGAAGAAGtggccgcggcgcgcggcgcaggGCGGACGGTGGAAGGCCGTCCTCGGCTCCAGCCAGATGGTGGAGGTTGGCGGCGTCCCCGTCGGCCGGAAGCTCTCCATGGAGTTCTACGTCAAGGGGGTCAGGACCAACTGGGGCATGCACGAGTTCGTCAGGATCATCGGCCCCAACATCGAGGTAAACTCCCCATGTTGTATCTCCTTGTGATGATCGAATTCATTTGGTCTGATTTGGATGCAATTTGTGCGATCTTGAGTTCTTGACTCGTACAATTTTTTCTCTGAACTTTCGTTTCGCCAAGGTTGCGGATCTTGCCGTGTACCGCCTACACAAGCTATGGACGAACGGCGAGGAGAAGCCGGGAGACCTCGCCGCGGACGTTGccaagagcacgaaccagagtGGAcaagcgtcggcggcggactaCTACCAGACTTACCAGAACGCGGTCTCTCAGGCGTATGCGTATGCGCCGCCGTACGTCCTCCAGCCAGGATGGAGCCAAGGGTACCCCTACGATgtcgcggcggcgccaccgaccGCGCCCTGGCCTGTCTGTtgggcgccgccgtccgcgccgggATCCTATGACTGCTGCTACGCGTCCACGTTttcaaggccgccgccgccaccaccaattGCTGCGAGCACGCTGGACAAGGCGCCGATAACCAGTACCGACCACGGCGCATCAACGAACACTTCGGCGGCGACACCCGCGGCGAACAacaagccaccgccgccaccagttGCTGCGACAGCGACCACGCTGGGCAAGAAGGGGGAGGGCAAGGGCAAGGCGCCGACGACCACCAGTACCGATCACGCCGGATCAACGAACACCTCGGCGCCACCCGCCGCGAACTaccagccaccgccgctgcagGGCACGCAGCACGTCTTCGCATCCGGCGTCGTCATCGGGCATGAGGACGAGGAGGGCTacctcgtcgtcgacgaggtCAACACGTGGCGCAACACGCAGCAGCTCGTgctcgaggacgacgacgacggccgtgccgccgtcgccggtgcaGGTGAGGGTGGCGCTTCAGCCTCAGGGCGGTGACAGTCTGACATCAGCAAATTAAGAGAGACCCCGAGGCGTATCAGTTAGCCATGCGTGTAGTTAGGCTCCGATTTTGAGCATTAGAATTTTCAGATTTCCCGACTGTTTAGCTTGATTTTGATCTGCCCGACAAATTTCCGCCAAATTCGTAGTGTTCAACTGATCAACTTCACACTCTTTCTGTCCATTGGTTATTACTTTACTTGTTCTATACGTGAGACTGGGACTGCAATTGTGATCTGCATTTCTGCAACTGCTTGTAATCTGGATGATCAATAGCTGCTTCCCATGCTTTATAATTGTGGTGGTTTTGCTGGTTTTGAAATGCTCGAGTTAAATTGGTTCTCCGTGCCACTTGATTTGGGGTAAATGTTTGGTAGATGaaccatacttttttttttctaacttggGAGCCATCTTTTAGTTTTATGATATTGATATCAAAGTGACTTGCATATTCATAAGAAGCTTTCTTATGCAAAGGTGACAGGAATAAGTTTGTGGTGGTGCGTGCCTGGTTAAATCATGAAATTTTAGCTTTGGGCTCTAATTGATTGTTCATAGTCCAAAGTACTATTCAGCAAGGAAACAAGATCACTGAAATTCGCTCCAGTCAAAACTATCTTGGGTGAACTCAACTtagactagagagagagagagtagctaCAACCTACAAAATCCTAGAATTTCATGCGATTAATTTAAGTGAGCGCATGATTTTGTCAACATCTCGATCCATTTGTCAATGGACTGGggctgtgttcgggagtgaGGGTTGGGAATCCACTCCCtagcacgtaaaacgaagcagcatttagtacataattaattaagtattagctaaaatatatttaaaaaatagactaATATGATTTTCAAAAGTAAccttcatatagaaaatttttgcaaaaaatacaccgtttagcaatttgaaaagcgtgtgcgtggaaaacgagtaaggtgagttgggaaagtgtcgacgtttgatagtCACCACTACGGTATTAggatggtatggggatcatcggtaccagggtatacacgagattgaagtaaaagagatggagacaaggatgtttatataggttcgggccccttatttGACAGGTAATAGCTCTACTCCTATTGGctgaagccggtgttgctcttattcatcataatcacaccagtacaacaATTGAGATAACCTATCTAtatgttgtcgacttggcggcatggaTAACCAACTCGCAATCGACGAcaaggtagtcttcctccttgagTATGAACCCGTCGAGATCAGAAATGGTGCTAGATCCCTTTTGCCGGCCTCCGTTGGCATCGGATGGGgtatgtctaagctaatctctAATGTCGATATTTGGTGGTATATTGGCTTGTGTGTATGTTGTGTCTTGTTGGTCTTGTGGCTTccgtctcccctctcctcctatgggagcttgtatttatacccatagatgtccccttcTCCAACtctaagtagaactagagaGACAAGTATGGATACGATTCGAGTAGTCCTTATAGTATCCATATAAAACTCTATTTGTCatttcttatccggaactccctctaTATATGAGGTATGatccgtataagacttggtatatggtaGGCCCCGccgagcttagtcgattactattgggtatgtggtatctataaaTCTGACAAAAAGTATAGGAGTACTATGTAAGAGCATACCCAGGAGCTCATCTATATTTGATCCTCCAAATACCCATATGGTGTATCACCCAAAAAAGATTCCTCATCAATATCCCTTTTAATTCCAACagatcatccatattacatcatTCATATCCCATCATcctatattttagtaatatcttTCAACTAATCTTACATTTGTATTTTAAGGGATATATTTTGAATGACTTAATTTTAACGGTGTTGTTTATCGCgataatattttgaaatgagtAAACTTTAAcagatatatttttaatgggtaatttttaattgatatattTAAAATGAGCGAAGCATTTTTTATGTGTTGAACGGCTACATTTCCAACGGCTAGCTAGCTCATTCAAATTGTCCAACGGCTAGTACATACATGTAAAGTTTAGCTCTATATATACCACTACATTGCTTGCTATCTTTTTGCACCATCCACATTATTGTGCATAGTTCTTACTCAATGAGCTTCCTTTTGAGACATGTTTTATTGGATGAATCATCGTCATCGATGATGAAATCATTGTTGCTTCAAGAAGATCTAGTTAAACATCAATGGCAATTTCATGGTAGGAACTAGTGTAGTATGCAACCTCCCATTTATGTAGTAGGCAAGTCTAATTATGTATGCAACCTCGTTTACATATGAAATCCATCAATTATGTATGCAACCTCATTTATGTATCCCATCCATCAATTAAGTATGCAATCCTAATGATGTATGCAACCTGTATGTGCTCACAATTAATCATAGCATTCTTGCATAGTACAACATAAAGGTCACAAAACATTAAGTTCCAACAATAACCATTACATAATACATCAAAGCCTACACGGCATACAACATAAAAGTTCACAACCCATTAGAAAATAGTAATAAATAGTACATATCCATACATCATGAAATCAATCCATATGAGCCTTTATGATCTCCTGCTGCAAACGCAAGTAATATGTTTTTCTTGGCCCATCCATAGCACTAAGATTCATATTCAtaattctttcttctctttcatGGGTTTCTATATCTAACTTTCATTTTTCTACTTTCAACCTCTCTTTCTCTAGTGAAATAACTTCAACCAACCGGTCATTTCTTTCCTCCCTAGATTGTGCACTCATCTCCTTTTTCTCTGACCACATGTTATTTAATGCAATAACTACAGGACTACTCTCACTCGAGCATGAAGAAGTATTACCTCGCGGGCATTTTGCCTTTTCCACCTTCTTCCCATGTGGTCTCACTAAAGGATCAGATGTATTAATGTCGGGGCTGTAATGAAATTCACTAGAGTTTGTGCTTGCAGATGGTCTCACTAAAGGATCGACATGAGCCTTCTGTCTTTTCTAGAACAACCTATCATTCCACTTTGGATGATGATGCAAAATCTCCCAACAGTGCATTAAAGAAAATGTCTTCTTCTCTTCTGACTTGTACAAAGTAAAAGCCTGAGTTATCTGCAATAATTGGCAAAGTCGATAATtggaaaaacaatatttttttaaagcaaggTACTAGCTGAATGAGATGCTTACATAATCTTGAACAACCATTCCACTTTGAGGTCTATTAAGAATCTGCTCATAATATCCACAAAACTTGTTAACTTGTTCTTGAATGGTACCCCAACAGTTGTTAAGTGAATTTTGGTTTCGATCTGAGGGGAAATTTTTGTTTTCATGGAAGTATTGATGAATCCTTGCCCAATAAGAGTCACGGTGTTGCTCAGCACCTGTGATTGCATCTAAAGTTGTATTCAGCCAAGCTGACACCAACATTTGATCTTCCGCAGTGCTGAAATTTTTTGATCGCTTATTGTTGGGTCTAGAGGACCCTCCAACTTCAGCACTTGGCTGTTCACCAACCATAGGACTATGTTGTGGCTGCTGTCCTGTTGGGGGAAAATTTTGACTAGGATCCCAATTTTCTACATCAATGTTTGAACCCAACAAATTAACATAGTTGTCCATGTATTCACATCATAGCAacataaataaaatgaacataAAAGCACAGTACAAATATAGCAACATGAATCTAATTTATACTCTATTCTTATTACTTTTCTCTACTATGTGAATATAAAAAAGTAAGTAACATTCCAATATATTTTCTCTCCTTCTCTGCTAGTACTACTTAACATTCCACTGTATTTTCTTTCCTTCTCTTCTACTTTTCTTCTCTACCTTCTTTGCTATTACTACTTTGCAGCGGGATGGCCGATAGGCGGCGGCCGAGCTGGCAACAGGCGACGGCAGGCATGCAgccgaggggcggcggcggacgaccgGACTGGCGAGAGGCAGGGGGGATGCACGCGACGGCCGCGGAGGCGGACAGGCGGGGAAGAGCCGTGGATGGTCGGGAAGAAGGCAGCCGGCAGCGGGTGGGTgagaggcggaggaggcaagCGACGGCTGCGCGCTTGGCAACAGCGGTAGGCAGCTGCCGCGGGCAGGGCGACGGTGGAAGTCTGCAGGCGTGCGCATGGCGACGACGGCAGATGGCAGCCGCGCGGCTCCAGATCTGGTACGCTTCTCCCTCTCCACTCTCACTCCACCCTCCCTCTCCACCATCCGCTGAAAAAACAACCCAAAAAGGTGCACGGGGGACTCACCTTCGCTGGCCGGCCACGACGGCGATGGACGGGAGGTCGCGGAAGTTTGGATAGGGGCGGGAGCTCGATCCAGATGCGGTTGTTACGATttggcgtgaggagagagacacGCTATTTTtggcttttctctctctctctgtttagCGCATCCGACACTTTTGGCGCTTTGGATGGCACATCTCCTGGATCTTGTTTATTCGCTCCTATACGCCAAAATGCGGATGGAGTAGCGGGTAGCGTATGTCCTGGGATGCTCTGACAGGGAGGTACCTAGTGTGCTTATCGCCTCTGCACCCGCTCTGCCTCTCCTTCACTTGGTACGCCGTACGtgtatggtaaaaaaaaaaaaaaaagtactagcTGGCAAGCTGCTGTTTGTTAATGGGCCTACCCCAATTTGCGTGAGGGCCTTAATGGGCTCAACTGGCGCGCCTCGGAAAGTTGGGCCTCACACAGGCCCATATCTTACGGGGAAAGTAAAGATACGGCCCAAATGGAATAACGTTTTTGCGCCACCGTTTTCTTCCGCAGCTGGCCAACTCGAGCCACctcatcaggaaaaaaaaaaaagaaagagagaaaaaaaaaaatctcgcctCCCTTTCAAatacgccgccgcggccgcaaaGCTTTCGCTCGGAGCAcacgcacgcgcggcgcgacggcgcgacCTCGCCTCGACACGAGCTCTCGTGATCTCGTCTCGCCGCGTctagctcgccggcgccgccgcgcgcgcgcgtcccctcgccgccgtaCGTGTAGCGGAGcgactccctctctccctcccgccTCACCTCCGGGACCGGTCggtcggtcgatcgatcgacgggGCGAGGGCATGGCGGCACTGGAAGGCCAGAACAAGTTCGCGGGCGTCCGCTTCTTGCCCAAGGACCTGGAGCTCCTCGCCATCCTCGACGCCAAGCTCCGCGGAAGCCCGTTAGGCCCCGTGGAAGCCATCTTCCACGACACGCAGATCCTCGACTTCCACCCGTACAAGCTCTACGGTATCCACcgcctcgatcgatcgatctccctctctctctctttgtcgatctccttcttcttctccggcgacgggtGGGTGCCTGGATCAGATCATGCAGTTTTGGGGATTTTGATTCGGGATTTCGGGTGGATATTACTCGACTGATTTTGCAGAGATGTATgctgaggacgaggaggaggaaggctacaTCTACTTCTTCAGCACGATGCAGTTCAGATGCAGGAAGATTGTGGAGCGCGCGGCGCAGGGCGGCCGGTGGAAGGTGAACAACTGCGAGACTCTGGAGGTTGGCAGCGTCGCCGTTGGCCGGAAGTTCACCATGAATTTCTACGAGCATAtcggcggcgacaacgaccTCATCTGGACCAACTGGGGCATGCAAGAGTTCGCCAGGATCATCGGCCCAAACAAGGAGGTATTCCATTCGGAAATCCACTTCTGAATCTTCGTTCAATGATCGGATACATTTGATCTCATTTGGGTGAAATTTTTCTGATCATTTTGGCCAAAAGCTCGCGGATCTTGCCTTGTACCGCCTATACAAGAAGAAAATAACAAGGGGGACAGGCGAGGAGAAGCCGGAAGACATCGCCGCGGCGAGCGATGGCGATACCGAGAGCAGCATGAACAAGCGTAGACGTGTAgaagcgtcggcggcggccatggcgctgccaccgccaccgccatcgccgggcCTGCCTGGAACAATGATGTTCATGGCGGCGGACCAGGCGAACGTGGCCTCGACCTCGCAGGAATGGCACGGCCAGTTCGCCAacggcgctgcggcggcgccgagtCCTAGCGGCTGCTGGCCCTGGGCGCCACCGCCGACACCGAGCGCAGTGGAGCCTTTCAGCTTCTGGGCcagcgcgtcggcggcgactcctcctgccgccgcgaACTaccacccgtcgccgccgccaccgccgccgcagagcGGCGAGTACTACTCCAGACACGGCGCCTTCTCGGCGGCGCCCGTGCCCGCGTCCGCCTGCTCGACGCCGTCCCCGGAGGCGGTGACCAGCTGCCTCTTGACGTCACCTCTGCCGGCGGCAGGTACTGAGGGCAGTGACAGTCAGCAGCAAGAACCCCCCTGCGAATTGAtggaattttgaaattttggcgAATTGCTTATAGCTGATTCTGATCTGGCCGACAAATTTCCGTCAAATTCGCAGTGTTCAACTTCGTACTCTTTTTCTGACCGTTGGCTGTTACTTCACTAGTTCTACATATGTGAGACTGCATTGTTTTTTGTACTAGTATTAATCTTGGTGATCTGTTGTTCTGAAATGCTTATAAATTTTGCCCTTGT
The sequence above is drawn from the Oryza glaberrima chromosome 10, OglaRS2, whole genome shotgun sequence genome and encodes:
- the LOC127753302 gene encoding uncharacterized protein LOC127753302, which produces MAAPGDGEEKKAGSGRNKHGFPRGFRFVPRDQELLDILDDKLRGAPLDRALDAVFHDTRILDFHPAKLYGMYAEDEENGYIYFFSTIEFKAAKPKQKKWPRRAAQGGRWKAVLGSSQMVEVGGVPVGRKLSMEFYVKGVRTNWGMHEFVRIIGPNIEVADLAVYRLHKLWTNGEEKPGDLAADVAKSTNQSGQASAADYYQTYQNAVSQAYAYAPPYVLQPGWSQGYPYDVAAAPPTAPWPVCWAPPSAPGSYDCCYASTFSRPPPPPPIAASTLDKAPITSTDHGASTNTSAATPAANNKPPPPPVAATATTLGKKGEGKGKAPTTTSTDHAGSTNTSAPPAANYQPPPLQGTQHVFASGVVIGHEDEEGYLVVDEVNTWRNTQQLVLEDDDDGRAAVAGAGEGGASASGR
- the LOC127786021 gene encoding NAC domain-containing protein 89-like, translating into MAALEGQNKFAGVRFLPKDLELLAILDAKLRGSPLGPVEAIFHDTQILDFHPYKLYEMYAEDEEEEGYIYFFSTMQFRCRKIVERAAQGGRWKVNNCETLEVGSVAVGRKFTMNFYEHIGGDNDLIWTNWGMQEFARIIGPNKELADLALYRLYKKKITRGTGEEKPEDIAAASDGDTESSMNKRRRVEASAAAMALPPPPPSPGLPGTMMFMAADQANVASTSQEWHGQFANGAAAAPSPSGCWPWAPPPTPSAVEPFSFWASASAATPPAAANYHPSPPPPPPQSGEYYSRHGAFSAAPVPASACSTPSPEAVTSCLLTSPLPAAGTEGSDSQQQEPPCELMEF
- the LOC127752864 gene encoding uncharacterized protein LOC127752864; the protein is MDSTARTRRSPPAERFLGMFTSPTPSLPTSPTAAGDELLEGDLLFAPAPSSDPPPPPPPDPSGKPARVPGGHVGLLAALHEGDRRLSGRGGAAAVATAGAAGALLRRKATIAAAEAAASSSAQTQSPPSAARAIPSAPRVRFHLPEQPPAVPYHQSAPVKVPVRPPPPRRSGWDHLAGVPGDRYDDDDDEELLRGDAAMLPPHEMVARASAGGGFGGPVKPSSMLEGVGRTLKGRDLRRVRDAVLRQTGFLD